Proteins encoded by one window of Anopheles maculipalpis chromosome 2RL, idAnoMacuDA_375_x, whole genome shotgun sequence:
- the LOC126567156 gene encoding protein unc-13 homolog 4B-like, with protein MTSDSYINILQENLEVSLIKTGIEEKFIFQQDNDPKHTANKTKAFFRLCKIKPMEWPPQSPDLNPIENFTGNSKVHTPPSLTTKLFPFFLPAPIVPVRRRSQGRRKPFFEKFGTLLKQRSDAFLLHVNNPVPPHSEESDAASGGTAGLAAATNANIPLGPAGLPPIVANGDVSPGRAGDAENYVEILYEKVLHEIKQGNIIDRQKKLTQKSLYAYIQEAFGVDETRHAVLEQRVDTMLAQDIYLRVEIMEAKLNGPPEGPEQLLPNAFVIVYLQEKPRETHRTATIPSTLNPSWNQQFPVAVKQDTKETLIIEVFNNSNNPNKFLRALRIARKYLLSLFNPVASHAKMIGRASIPLESITSTGLVSWYNLAKKKKPDPQGTIKVKFFFTSKLEKATAKHEYEQMLRCILEYELRSSSVARYWWAGKLTSEGEAILQQYTKCANLNAIEQTLIAWFVYTQVHLTYPLSISLLESVLDKLCVGYDVALTSDEERERFWEGARRILPSCLSIIVKMRKRLAGDKDIVKTVSSVLQLLAKADHLATRKGANLFSDATVRTLKQMALDCTKHSTMKEATVLAVQLGARTWFETSLSTAIEGSQTNEDKLRSLIKFVQLLQSDLLRAKTYYDGVFKSVMDIDYSREICIQHEARIVSHLRPIVQTICNGFKKITLRMEQLERRAEMESLDMSSTLFELYLILKLFLQQTDTVVQCAHNPYIVEFHQWFRGGIVYYLDVFAIKTISRVVTVLEEDDLRTVGTVSTTMTTTTTNDRPKYSSSTGEILEIISQIKIFWDQLAWPDKDEMKKFLKRSIGDICSCCIFYADRLLSKVKTLEGSSTSTSGGLNAAQLATLERSLMVLSNVSILIETLARLPQELGYSQTRAGGDSASSTDTSDKPRKTSLEQLMADEMLPIEGLSSWRQKCVRYIAEHVTQTTRSLVVACGEVTMNGGSPNGTGASLAGGFFSSKSHPSPVENVEKLRHWIVQSAVLLKDGLTEVDLHAVEQDLWTALETTMDEIIKKLLEKKDSLATFQRLRNCYEQLTQHYFRTLSETIACSTIGERLETFSCTTNELIHRYYLERVRQQELLEEPENGQLTVRCWFQPDGLQIKVLRAEQLRLPKDYKHSCDSYVKINVLPPDQFGPPALPELKTKTKSKNFSPIYNESFTLKINPVQHSLKDALLMLNVKVSELLGLSQKHIGECFLRLDAIPVVRDASEAHEIAPITIPLSLPFTIASYSVTALENRNHDKTAAQFLKKLKQKMGIAPYTMSTLSL; from the exons ATGACTTCTGATTCCTACATTAACATCCTACAAGAAAACCTGGAAGTGTCTCTCATCAAGACGGGCATTGAAGAGAAATTCATCTTCCAGCAGGATAATGACCCGAAACACACAGCGAACAAAACGAAGGCCTTCTTCCGTTTATGTAAGATTAAACCGATGGAATGGCCTCCGCAAAGCCCAGACCTCAACCCCATCGAGAATTT CACTGGCAACAGTAAAGTTCACACACCACCCTCCCTAACCACCAAGCTCTTCCCTTTCTTTCTTCCCGCACCGATCGTCCCGGTGCGCAGGCGGTCGCAGGGTCGACGGAAACCGTTCTTCGAAAAGTTCGGCACACTGCTCAAGCAACGGTCGGATGCGTTTCTGCTACACGTAAACAATCCCGTGCCACCACACAGCGAAGAGTCGGATGCTGCTAGCGGTGGTACAGCTGGACTGGCGGCCGCCACCAACGCTAACATCCCTCTGGGCCCGGCAGGGCTTCCACCGATCGTCGCCAACGGAGATGTCTCACCGGGCAGAGCGGGCGATGCTGAGAACTAT gtTGAGATACTGTACGAGAAAGTGCTGCACGAAATCAAACAGGGCAACATTATCGACCGCCAGAAGAAACTCACGCAAAAAAGCCTCTATGCCTACATCCAGGAAGCATTCGGTGTGGACGAAACGAGACATGCCGTGCTGGAGCAGCGCGTCGACACCATGCTCGCCCAGGACATCTATCTGCGGGTGGAAATCATGGAGGCAAAGCTGAACGGACCACCGGAAGGACCCGAACAGCTACTGCCGAACGCGTTCGTGATCGTGTATCTGCAGGAGAAACCGCGCGAAACACATCGTACCGCAACGATACCGAGCACGCTCAATCCTTCGTGGAATCAGCAGTTTCCTGT AGCTGTGAAGCAAGACACAAAGGAAACGCTTATAATCGAAGTGTTCAACAACTCGAACAATCCGAACAAATTTCTGCGAGCGCTACGAATTGCAAGGAAGTATCTGCTGTCGCTGTTCAATCCGGTTGCTTCGCACGCGAAAATGATTGGCCGTGCGAGCATTCCGTTGGAG TCCATTACATCGACGGGATTGGTATCGTGGTACAATctggcgaagaagaaaaaacccgaCCCGCAGGGCACAATTAAGGTGAAATTCTTCTTCACCTCCAAGCTGGAAAAAGCAACCGCCAAGCACGAGTATGAACAGATGTTACGCTGCATCCTCGAGTATGAGCTGCGTAGCTCGAGTGTGGCCCGTTACTGGTGGGCCGGTAAGCTAACGAGCGAAGGTGAAGCCATCCTGCAACAGTACACCAAATGTGCCAATCTGAATGCCATCGAACAGACGCTTATTGCATGGTTTGTGTACACGCAAGTGCACCTAACCTATCCACTGTCGATCAGTTTGCTCGAGAGTGTGCTGGATAAGCTATGCGTGGGGTACGATGTGGCCCTTACATCGGATGAAGAGCGGGAACGGTTTTGGGAAGGTGCGCGACGCATCCTACCCTCCTGTCTGTCGATCATTGTGAAGATGCGCAAACGATTGGCCGGTGATAAGGATATTGTTAAGACGGTTAGCTCTGTACTTCAATTGCTGGCAAAGGCAGACCACCTTGCAACGCGGAAAGGAGCTAACCTATTTTCCGACGCTACCGTGCG CACTCTGAAGCAGATGGCCCTGGACTGTACGAAACATTCCACCATGAAGGAAGCAACAGTGTTGGCAGTGCAGCTAGGCGCAAGGACCTGGTTCGAGACATCGCTTTCGACCGCCATTGAAGGCAGTCAGACGAACGAAGACAAACTCCGTTCGTTGATCAAGTTCGTGCAGCTACTACAGTCCGATCTGCTGCGTGCCAAGACGTACTACGATGGAGTCTTCAAGAGCGTAATGGACATTGACTATAGTCGAGAGATTTGCATCCAACACGAGGCACGCATCGTTTCCCATCTCCGTCCGATCGTCCAGACCATATGCAACGGTTTCAAGAAGATTACACTCCGGATGGAACAGCTTGAGCGTCGTGCCGAGATGGAAAGTCTCGACATGAGTTCCACACTGTTCGAGCTGTACCTTATACTGAAGCTGTTTCTGCAGCAAACGGACACGGTCGTACAGTGTGCCCACAATCCGTACATTGTCGAGTTTCACCAGTGGTTCCGGGGTGGTATCGTGTACTATCTGGATGTGTTTGCGATCAAGACGATTTCACGCGTAGTTACCGTGCTGGAGGAGGATGATTTGCGTACGGTTGGAACAGtatcgacgacgatgacgacgacgacgacaaacgACCGGCCAAAGTATTCTTCCTCTACTGGTGAGATATTGGAGATCATATCACAGATCAAGATCTTCTGGGATCAGCTAGCGTGGCCGGATAAGGATGAAATGAAGAAGTTCCTGAAGCGGAGCATTGGT GACATCTGTAGCTGTTGCATTTTCTATGCCGATCGTCTCTTGTCTAAGGTGAAAACCTTGGAAGGATCATCTACCAGCACCTCGGGAGGATTAAATGCAGCCCAGCTAGCTACACTAGAACGCTCACTTATGGTACTTTCGAACGTCAGCATTCTTATCGAGACGCTAGCGCGACTACCCCAAGAACTGGGATACAGTCAAACACGTGCAGGAGGTGATAGCGCTTCTTCGACCGATACTTCGGATAAGCCTCGAAAAACTTCCCTCGAACAGCTGATGGCTGACGAGATGTTACCGATCGAGGGTTTGTCGAGCTGGCGGCAAAAGTGTGTCCGCTACATTGCCGAACACGTGACACAGACCACGCGAAGTCTCGTCGTTGCCTGCGGTGAAGTGACTATGAACGGTGGGAGTCCTAACGGAACTGGGGCCAGTCTTGCGGGAGGATTCTTTTCCAGCAAATCACACCCATCGCCGGTGGAGAATGTTGAAAAGTTACGACATTGGATCGTACAATCGGCGGTCTTGCTTAAGGATGGACTAACGGAAGTGGACCTGCACGCCGTGGAGCAGGATCTTTGGACAGCTCTCGAGACAACGATGGatgaaatcattaaaaagcttCTAGAG AAAAAGGACTCACTGGCAACGTTCCAACGGTTGCGGAATTGTTACGAACAGCTCACCCAACACTACTTTCGCACACTAAGCGAAACGATCGCTTGTTCCACGATCGGTGAACGGTTGGAAACGTTTAGCTGCACCACCAACGAACTTATCCACCGGTACTATCTCGAGCGTGTCCGGCAACAGGAACTGCTGGAAGAACCGGAAAATGGACAGCTAACCGTGCGCTGTTGGTTCCAACCGGATGGGCTACAGATTAAGGTACTGCGAGCCGAGCAGCTACGGTTGCCGAAGGACTACAAACACTCGTGCGACAGTTACGTGAAGATTAACGTACTGCCACCGGATCAGTTCGGCCCACCGGCATTGCCCGAGCTAAAGACGAAGACTAAATCAAAGAACTTTTCACCCATCTACAACGAATCGTTTACACT aAAAATTAACCCTGTCCAACATTCCCTGAAGGACGCACTGCTCATGCTAAACGTGAAGGTGTCCGAGCTGCTTGGACTCAGCCAGAAGCATATAGGGGAATGTTTTCTACGTCTCGATGCCATTCCGGTGGTACGCGATGCGAGTGAAGCACACGAGATCGCACCCATCACCATTCCACTTAGCCTTCCATTTACGAtcg CTTCCTACTCCGTAACGGCACTCGAAAATCGCAACCATGACAAAACAGCGGCACAGTTTTTGAAAAagttgaagcaaaaaatggGCATCGCACCGTACACGATGAGTACGCTTAGTCTGTGA
- the LOC126567155 gene encoding uncharacterized protein LOC126567155, with protein sequence MWKITLIVILTVAAGTGRAAEVDEAKNAKDSYLAALKNSHKINTPPYKGTPIRISRGDYNIVPSSSYDYSVPSANYGPPAGNELYQPAPHKEYGPPPPKPVYGPPKPIYGPPPPPPSGPVSHGMPYFSPENWLLSKLKFKFDLFTIGKILLKLVIFKKIVKFIALLCLLFFIPTLKPSGGGHSDESSEEDRRRSYDLQYDYEQRLGEMTKFALTALEAFTVDNALYCPEENLLSCRFKRMFDVIDESYPVSRIYTIYLPPTTTNSSEHSGASDEQTHIENQVDSNVGQEVE encoded by the exons ATGTGGAAAATTACACTAATCGTGATACTGACGGTGGCGGCCGGTACAGGACGAGCGGCAGAAGTTGATGAGGCCAAAAATGCGAAAGATTCCTATTTGGCGGCATTGAAAAATTCACATAAAATTAACACGCCACCGTACAAAG GCACTCCGATACGGATATCCCGCGGTGACTACAACATCGTCCCATCTAGCTCTTATGACTACAGTGTGCCTTCCGCAAACTATGGTCCTCCTGCTGGTAACGAGCTCTACCAACCGGCCCCACACAAAGAGTAcggtccaccaccaccgaaaccCGTCTATGGTCCACCAAAACCAATCTATGGccctccaccgccaccaccatccgGCCCTGTCAGCCATGGCATGCCGTACTTTAGTCCGGAAAATTGGCTACTCAGCAAGCTGAAGTTCAAGTTCGATCTATTCACCATCGGCAAAATACTGCTCAAGCTCGTTATCTTCAAGAAGATTGTAAAGTTTATCGCTCTTCTCTGCTTGCTGTTCTTCATTCCCACACTGAAGCCGTCCGGTGGTGGTCACAGCGATGAAAGTAGTGAGGAAGATCGTCGACGATCGTACGATTTGCAAT ATGACTACGAACAACGACTTGGTGAGATGACCAAGTTTGCGCTGACCGCACTGGAAGCATTTACCGTAGATAATGCTCTGTACTGTCCGGAAGAGAATCTCCTGTCCTGTCGCTTCAAGCGCATGTTTGACGTGATTGATGAATCGTATCCCGTATCGAG gatCTACACCATTTACCTACCTCCAACTACAACGAACAGTTCCGAACATAGTGGCGCTTCGGATGAGCAAACTCACATCGAGAATCAAGTCGACAGCAACGTTGGGCAGGAGGTAGAATGA